In Armatimonas rosea, a single genomic region encodes these proteins:
- a CDS encoding sugar phosphate isomerase/epimerase family protein → MTPKLAAFPKAFMDELCVHKTMTVFDWIELASTLDIDGLEFYTGFCEDDPAWLESVRAALAAKNLAMPMLCCSPDFTADNLDAELEKERGWIKLTAALGGSYCRVLSGQRRPDLSREDGVKRVVGAIASLLPFAAAHGVTLIIENHYKDNYWTHPEFAQKSDVFCEIVSALDSPHFGVNYDPSNAFLAGEDPLDVLELVKHRVVTMHASDRYLLSGTIDDLRKEEDSLGYASRLAHGVIGEGLNDYDAIFTTLKAAGSTPRWVSIEDGMNGMGDLEKSVDFVRKKLKEHFS, encoded by the coding sequence ATGACACCCAAACTTGCCGCCTTTCCCAAGGCATTCATGGACGAGCTCTGCGTCCACAAGACCATGACGGTTTTCGACTGGATCGAGCTGGCATCAACGCTGGATATCGACGGCCTGGAGTTCTACACGGGCTTCTGTGAGGACGATCCGGCGTGGCTAGAGTCCGTGCGCGCGGCGCTGGCGGCCAAGAACCTCGCCATGCCCATGCTCTGTTGCTCCCCCGATTTTACGGCGGATAACCTGGACGCTGAGCTGGAGAAGGAGCGTGGCTGGATCAAGCTCACGGCCGCCCTGGGAGGAAGCTACTGCCGCGTCCTCTCCGGCCAGCGCCGCCCCGATCTCTCCCGCGAAGACGGTGTCAAGCGGGTGGTCGGGGCGATCGCGAGCCTCTTGCCCTTCGCCGCCGCGCACGGCGTGACTCTCATCATCGAGAATCACTACAAGGACAACTACTGGACCCACCCCGAGTTTGCGCAGAAGTCCGATGTTTTCTGTGAGATCGTGAGTGCCCTCGACTCGCCGCACTTTGGGGTCAACTACGATCCCTCCAACGCCTTTCTTGCCGGCGAGGACCCGCTGGATGTTCTGGAGCTCGTCAAGCACCGTGTCGTGACCATGCACGCGTCGGACCGCTACCTGCTCTCGGGCACCATCGACGATCTCCGCAAAGAGGAAGACAGTCTCGGCTACGCGTCGCGCCTCGCCCACGGCGTCATCGGCGAGGGCCTCAACGACTACGATGCGATCTTCACCACCCTCAAGGCCGCCGGCAGCACGCCGCGCTGGGTAAGTATCGAAGACGGCATGAACGGCATGGGAGACCTAGAAAAGTCCGTCGACTTTGTCCGCAAAAAGCTCAAGGAGCACTTCAGCTAG